A single window of Leptolyngbya ohadii IS1 DNA harbors:
- a CDS encoding L,D-transpeptidase, whose amino-acid sequence MTKRILNHSFNFLLKAVFFTILTQLELIAQALPQSTISIEQQATTRVSLDLPIVIPDLPPLQLTLPESEEVRLLLRLRERKVYVYRGKALISRYPVAVGRAGWETPTGSFRVIQMLENPGWTNPFTGEVVSPGPQNPLGERWIAFWTNGEQYIGFHGTPDRESVGRAASHGCVRMFNEHIRDLYSLVAIGTSVTVEP is encoded by the coding sequence ATGACTAAGAGAATATTAAACCACTCCTTTAATTTTCTTCTGAAAGCAGTCTTTTTTACGATTCTTACTCAGCTTGAATTAATAGCTCAAGCATTGCCTCAAAGCACTATATCAATCGAACAGCAGGCAACTACAAGAGTTTCGTTAGATCTCCCGATTGTTATTCCAGACTTACCCCCTCTGCAACTGACCTTGCCTGAATCTGAGGAAGTTCGGCTGCTACTGCGGTTACGTGAACGGAAGGTATATGTATATCGCGGAAAAGCATTGATATCCAGATACCCTGTGGCTGTTGGTAGAGCGGGATGGGAAACGCCAACTGGAAGCTTTAGGGTAATTCAAATGTTAGAAAATCCAGGATGGACCAATCCATTTACTGGAGAAGTTGTTTCTCCGGGTCCTCAAAATCCCTTAGGAGAAAGGTGGATTGCATTCTGGACTAATGGCGAACAGTACATAGGATTTCACGGAACTCCTGATAGAGAATCAGTTGGTAGAGCAGCCTCTCATGGATGTGTTCGCATGTTCAACGAACATATTCGAGATTTATATTCCTT